A genomic region of Bacteroidales bacterium contains the following coding sequences:
- a CDS encoding caspase family protein, protein MKQKLLFLAGLILFLNISIKVSAKKIALIAAISKYEFCSALNTDKDVELIKTTLINRGFDEKYIFILRNEQVSKKNLIKIFRTKLIEIAEPGDIVVFHFSGHGQQVMDANDDEADGYDESLVCYSAWPMWDLTEYKGEEHFLDDDLNKLLKEIRIKIGKKGSVLAVIDACYSGTMSRGNETIRGNFNAIAPNDYSPTSMAKTAVSSGIEIETGNEQMSPFILFSASKQDEVNYETRTEDGECVGSLSYAFAKSLNRKSKVKTYRGLFDLIKTYMAISSPHQTPLAEGNLDIELFSGKAVELNNYYTVKNISGNEIIINVGRIGGVHEGTIVNFYPVDTKKPTITKQIVKGEVIKSGDFTSVVKPETQIYNHKIRKSWVFIEESTYGDMKVNVFVDEKIKNRKKIIKIIEKHPVIRIVENERIKTADIIVKDSIAEYGKYLLYYEIKNDNNSFTDTILNNNISSIANAVQKEVLYYSKARYLRQLELYNPDIDVRLELLPVEDYKSNGGNYIAVEFGKQEDKIVNGQTIFKEDSLFVFKIENKGDATAYFQILNIQPNNAVSILIPGEGVNEGDIKIESGQTVILTSDIMQIVKPLGTDMFKIIASTEPMYNLRNIVENSKELRGKPKSPFEILVQGISKGTRSVKCSVPVNTVNTNSVVIRTEN, encoded by the coding sequence CAGCCAAAAAAATTGCATTGATTGCAGCAATTTCCAAATACGAATTCTGTTCTGCACTAAATACTGATAAAGATGTTGAACTTATTAAAACAACTCTGATTAACCGTGGTTTTGATGAAAAGTATATTTTTATTTTGCGTAATGAACAAGTAAGCAAAAAAAATCTGATCAAAATATTCAGAACTAAATTAATTGAAATTGCAGAACCGGGAGATATAGTTGTTTTTCATTTTTCGGGGCACGGGCAACAGGTTATGGACGCTAATGATGATGAAGCTGACGGTTATGACGAATCCCTTGTATGTTATTCTGCATGGCCTATGTGGGACCTTACCGAATATAAAGGAGAAGAGCATTTTCTTGATGATGATTTGAATAAACTTTTGAAAGAGATTAGGATAAAAATTGGCAAAAAAGGAAGTGTCCTTGCTGTTATTGATGCTTGTTATTCAGGAACAATGAGCAGAGGTAACGAAACAATCAGAGGAAATTTCAATGCTATTGCTCCTAATGATTACAGTCCGACTTCAATGGCGAAAACTGCTGTGTCGTCAGGAATTGAAATAGAAACGGGAAATGAACAAATGTCACCCTTTATACTTTTCAGTGCATCTAAACAAGACGAAGTAAATTACGAAACAAGAACTGAAGACGGTGAATGTGTAGGTTCGCTTTCTTATGCTTTTGCAAAAAGTTTAAACAGAAAATCAAAAGTAAAAACATACAGAGGATTATTTGATTTAATAAAAACATATATGGCAATAAGCTCACCACATCAAACACCTCTGGCTGAAGGTAATCTTGATATTGAATTGTTCAGCGGAAAGGCTGTAGAGTTGAACAATTATTATACAGTAAAAAATATTTCCGGCAATGAAATCATTATTAATGTCGGAAGAATAGGCGGAGTTCATGAAGGTACAATTGTCAATTTTTATCCTGTGGACACAAAAAAACCGACAATTACTAAACAGATTGTTAAAGGTGAAGTTATTAAATCCGGCGACTTTACTTCTGTTGTAAAGCCTGAAACACAAATATACAACCATAAAATCAGAAAATCGTGGGTATTTATTGAAGAAAGCACTTACGGCGACATGAAAGTAAACGTTTTTGTGGACGAAAAAATCAAAAACAGAAAAAAAATTATCAAAATAATTGAAAAACACCCGGTGATAAGAATTGTTGAAAATGAAAGAATAAAAACTGCCGATATTATTGTTAAAGACAGTATTGCTGAATATGGTAAATATTTATTGTATTATGAAATTAAGAATGATAATAACAGTTTTACAGATACAATACTGAATAATAATATTTCAAGCATTGCCAATGCTGTACAAAAAGAAGTGTTATATTATTCTAAAGCAAGATATCTAAGGCAATTAGAATTGTATAATCCCGATATTGATGTCAGACTTGAACTTTTACCGGTTGAAGATTACAAAAGCAACGGAGGAAATTATATTGCCGTCGAATTCGGAAAGCAAGAAGATAAAATTGTAAACGGACAAACAATATTTAAGGAAGACAGTTTATTTGTTTTCAAAATTGAAAACAAGGGTGATGCAACTGCATATTTTCAGATATTAAACATACAACCGAACAATGCTGTCAGCATATTAATACCCGGTGAGGGCGTAAACGAAGGCGATATTAAAATTGAAAGCGGACAAACAGTTATTTTGACAAGTGATATTATGCAAATAGTAAAACCATTGGGAACTGATATGTTTAAAATAATTGCTTCAACCGAACCTATGTATAATCTGCGAAACATTGTTGAAAATTCAAAAGAGTTAAGAGGCAAGCCGAAATCACCTTTCGAAATACTTGTACAGGGCATAAGCAAAGGTACAAGGTCGGTAAAATGCAGTGTGCCTGTAAATACGGTGAATACTAACAGTGTGGTTATAAGAACTGAAAACTAA